The Trichoderma asperellum chromosome 6, complete sequence region CTCGGTAGGGAGAGCCATCCGGGGGTCGCCGAGGTAGCTCAGCCCAGCAATGGTGCTATATAGATCGGCTTCGGTGAAGTCAGACGGCAGCAGAAGGAGCGCAGTTcgaacagcagcaataagATTTATCTGATTTGCCAATCGGACCTGAGGATGGTCACGGAGGATCTTGACCGGCTTTTGCAGGCGCCCTGCCAAATAGAGGTTATCCCAAGTGGACAGGTCCCTAACCAAGTTGTCGATGCTTGTGACGCCATATTTGACCAACATGCCGCTAATTTCAACGTAGGGATTGAAATACACGCCAGCACCCCAGTTCTGGACTCGCGAGACAAAGCCTGAGCCTAGCGATGCAACGCCAGAGTAATGGTCTCGGTGCTGCTTCATATTGATAGAATGCCAGTGCTCTGTATGAGTGACTCCGAAAATGAAGTCAATCATCTTGGGAGAGCCTCCCTGGGCCTTGACCAAGGCTTCGGGAGGCCTGGGGTGGACGGCTCGAAAGTCAGCCTCGCTGATGCTGCGGCCGGCCTTTTCCTGGGGGAAAACGCCTGAACCGTAGGCGAAACAGTAGACAATGGGTGCATTGAACTGGCGCAGCATCATACGCAGAGCTTCTTTGAGTTCATAGTTGATGATCATATGTTGGTTTACGCCAAACAAGCGATGGGGAAGCTCGTCAAATCCTTGAATGGCAAAGTCCACGGTATCCTCCCACTCATCGCCATACAAGTTGAATTTCCCTCCAGCAGACTCTTTACGGCGATTGCTTGacgttgatgttgatgtggatgttgatgacgatgaagacgttgTCGTTGTGGAGCTTGGAGTTgatggtgctgatgctgcttgaTCATGGCTCTGGGCACCTGGCTGTCGGTTCTGCTGGCAAGTCGTTGGATCGGAAGAATACCATCGCCTCTGGcatgaggaagacgaggatgatgatgttaAAGAGGACACAGAGGATGCGGAGGATAATCGTTGGTAGTTTGAGCGAGCTTCAGGACTGGAAGAGAGGAACAAGGGCGATAACCGAGGTCTACGAAACGCAAATGTCGCTGGTAGAGAGGTCCTTGCCGCCTGTAAACAGCTTCATGTTAATATGGACTTCGTGGTGATTGTTTGAATTATCAAAGTCCTTTTACTTGCCTCGAGGCTTCGTGCACGGGCGACCATTGTGGATGAGGTAGGAGCTCAATTCAATCCTTCCTTAGGGCTCAGCTGGGTAGATCCAGGCAGGATTCGGGTTTAGCAGAGCCGGGATTCGGTGGTTGCGGTAGTGGGCGaggctatttaataaagattgaAATCTGATTGATATAAGACGAGCGGGGGTTAATTGGCGAGCCCAGAGAGATCCGGGCGGGTGCTCGTCGGTACTGGCATGTCAAAAGGCTTGTTTGTTGGTGTTTCGGCCGGGGATATTGGCGggatgaatggatgaaggatggatggagcTAAGCTGAGCTTCCCACTTTCTTGGGTTTTCGCCGAGTGGGTCACGGGAGCTGCGTCATGGGCCTGAAGTCCAGTGTACTTTGGCGAGAAGTGCCCAATTGATGCCGGTGAGGATTTGTTTGCTGATTTGCGAGTTAGATTCGATCTCTTGGGTACATTCATATGTATCTATTCATTCAACTGCGCTATTTCATGTATAATGCAATGGTTATGTATCTTGCGATCCTTTATGCGAGCCAGAGGGAATTTCTGATTCACGCTTCTGACGCCGAGCGCTTGTACCGCGAACCCCGAGCCAAGCCGGTACATGGTGGATTGCCGATTGGCTGGCGCAGATCTTATCAGATAGGGTGATGCTGATATGGGACTGAGTCCCAGGAACGCTCTGCTCAATTCCATGCTCATGGCTTGTATATCGAACTTGGGCAGCCAACTGTGTGAGCTCATAGTTgaccccaaaaaaaaaaacatctcCGCAGCTGGAATTCAAATCAAGTCATTGCTACAATGCCTCCAGTGCAAATCCATAGTACATGCCCATTAACATGTTTGCTTACCAGATAGCTGATGTCATCACGTGACCACACGTATTCGCTGCCAAGCTACCCATTTGCGACGCGAATCGGCGCGTTtggcagagaaggaaaacagaagctcagcagccatcgccagtccttttctttcttccaaggccaaagccaagttTTGAGATGCGCGGCCGCGCAACGCAGGATGCCAGTGGCCCTGCTGGTCGGCCAGGCTCTCGCTCGACCAGCAGGCTGCGCACTGGGAGCACTTCAGGCCTCCCCCGACCAAGTCTGTCACTTCGTGATTCAAGAGTAAGTCAAGCGGCCAATTGGCTGGGCATGCCTCGATATATGGCTCTACATGTCCTTTTGACTCATTTGTGCGCTGTAGATAGGATCGTTTCGTGCCACCCAACCCACCCATAACGTTCTTACTGGAGAGCAAAACACAAGCAGACCTTCCTCCAGACAGAGCAATGCCGCCCCATCGCTTCGAGGCTCAGTCGAgaatttaaaggaaaatatcgTGCCACCTGACTCTGATGCATCCGAAAAGTACCGAAAAGAAATCGAGGCCCTCAAGGCCGAGATTGGCACCTTGCAGTACCGCTTGCAGACTACCGAGCAGGAGAAAGACATTGCCCTATCTCAACAGAACAACAAGATGGAGCAAGCCCGTCGGCGCGAACAGGAAGAAGCTCAGCAGCGTCAATCAGCTGAATCGGAAAAGGCCAAGACAGACAGCAAGATAGAGTCAATCCGAAACGAAATGGGGGAGCTAAAAGAAGCTGCGGAAAACGAGAAACGATCACTCGAGTCCAAACTTCGGGCCGCCGAGGACGAAACTCGGCTTTTGCAGGAGCAGCTAGAGGACTTGACCAGCGCAAAAGACGAAGCAGCGAGAAGGGCGGACAAGAGGGCCAACGATCTTCAGATGCAGATTGCGGCGGCAAACAGCTCACTACAGGACATGCAGCAGGAGACGGAAGCGCATGAGACAACATTACGGCAGTATCAAGAACAGATTCTGGAAAAAGATACGTTGATAGGCAATCTGGAGGCAGACGTGCTGCGGCTCAAGGCCCAAAGCGGTGATGCGGAGACGATGGACATAATCAAGAGGGAGCTGTCAGAGCAGGTTTCACACATTCGTGCTCTGGAGGCTTCGAACCGCGAACAGCTTACGGAGCTGAAACGGCTTCGAGCTGTAAATAAAGCTGTTGAGATTGtcgaggaggaaaagaggtCTTTGGTGAGAAAAGTCGAGGCCGCAGAGAGGCTGGAGGCGGAGCTGGCAGAGGCCAGGATACAACGGCAGAGGCTAGAGGATGAACGCCTATCATGGTCGGCTTACCTCGAGAATATGTCGGAAACAGGCCAGGCCGAGTTCGATTCACCAGAACAGATTGCGAGGGCACTTGTACAGGAGCGGCTAACTAGTGCCTCTTATGTCGAGCAGCTGGGAGCCGTTCGTGCCGAGGTCGCAGCTCAGCAAAGCCAAATCCAGgccttggaagaagaaagagcgCAATTGAGGAGCCAAACCGAAAATGCCACGACGTCTGCCCAGGCTGCTAGTAACGACAAGGTCCGCATGCGTCTTGATCGGCAGCGTGCTTTGGCTCTGAAGGAAGTTGAATACTTGCGCGCACAGCTTAAAGCGTTTGATACGGAGGAGCAAACCTTACAGCCCAAACAATTCGATGGAACCCGCGTGGCACGCATCCAAGAACTGGAGGACATGGTGGACAACTACAAGATGGAGGTTCAGCGGTTGCACGACGAACTCTCGTCAATGGATCCGTCATCATCCCAGCAACAATCATCGCCCTTGTTACTCGCTGGAAGCAAACGAAGTTGGGCTGAAGACGATGTCGCCCAGGAGCAGATGGGCCAGCTTACGCGTAAGAACCGCAAGCTCCAAGAAGACTTGGCGAGCATGCAGACGCAGGTCGCCATGCTCGAAAAGGATCTCTCTACGACGCGCGAGCAGCTTTCTGCCGCCAAAGAACAGACCAAAACGCGGATATTATCGCTGAGATCCAACCCCACGTCGGACTATGAGGCGATCAAGCGGGCCACTCTTGAGGCCCTACAAAAGGAGAACAAGGAGCTATTGGCGACATTGCGGTCAAAGGAGACGAGTCCTTCGATTCCACTGATTCCGACATCAGTTCTGAGCGCTATGGAGCGAGAaatcgcagcagcaaaagccgAAACCGCAAGCGCCCAGAAATCAGCGCGCCGCCTCAAG contains the following coding sequences:
- a CDS encoding uncharacterized protein (BUSCO:EOG092D2MAK); the protein is MRGRATQDASGPAGRPGSRSTSRLRTGSTSGLPRPSLSLRDSRIGSFRATQPTHNVLTGEQNTSRPSSRQSNAAPSLRGSVENLKENIVPPDSDASEKYRKEIEALKAEIGTLQYRLQTTEQEKDIALSQQNNKMEQARRREQEEAQQRQSAESEKAKTDSKIESIRNEMGELKEAAENEKRSLESKLRAAEDETRLLQEQLEDLTSAKDEAARRADKRANDLQMQIAAANSSLQDMQQETEAHETTLRQYQEQILEKDTLIGNLEADVLRLKAQSGDAETMDIIKRELSEQVSHIRALEASNREQLTELKRLRAVNKAVEIVEEEKRSLVRKVEAAERLEAELAEARIQRQRLEDERLSWSAYLENMSETGQAEFDSPEQIARALVQERLTSASYVEQLGAVRAEVAAQQSQIQALEEERAQLRSQTENATTSAQAASNDKVRMRLDRQRALALKEVEYLRAQLKAFDTEEQTLQPKQFDGTRVARIQELEDMVDNYKMEVQRLHDELSSMDPSSSQQQSSPLLLAGSKRSWAEDDVAQEQMGQLTRKNRKLQEDLASMQTQVAMLEKDLSTTREQLSAAKEQTKTRILSLRSNPTSDYEAIKRATLEALQKENKELLATLRSKETSPSIPLIPTSVLSAMEREIAAAKAETASAQKSARRLKEVWGSKSQEFKEAIFSTLGWTVTFIPNGKMRVESTFYPSQTDEHENSIVFDGERGTMKVGGGPKSAFAQKIGDHIGFWVREKGCIPGFLAALTLEFYEEHARAATGE
- a CDS encoding uncharacterized protein (BUSCO:EOG092D2YGY), producing the protein MVARARSLEAARTSLPATFAFRRPRLSPLFLSSSPEARSNYQRLSSASSVSSLTSSSSSSSCQRRWYSSDPTTCQQNRQPGAQSHDQAASAPSTPSSTTTTSSSSSTSTSTSTSSNRRKESAGGKFNLYGDEWEDTVDFAIQGFDELPHRLFGVNQHMIINYELKEALRMMLRQFNAPIVYCFAYGSGVFPQEKAGRSISEADFRAVHPRPPEALVKAQGGSPKMIDFIFGVTHTEHWHSINMKQHRDHYSGVASLGSGFVSRVQNWGAGVYFNPYVEISGMLVKYGVTSIDNLVRDLSTWDNLYLAGRLQKPVKILRDHPQVRLANQINLIAAVRTALLLLPSDFTEADLYSTIAGLSYLGDPRMALPTENKSKVDNIVSNNMVHFRRLYAPLVRTLPNVAFVDPVRLDDESWILNPEANARMQQDMDLMKRGNMVRRLPGSFRSRLYFQYRKKFGIPQDEFKAMMEAASDSDGAVKRRQAGEFEKRIAADDPEQLKQITRQVIKQTVNWPSTSQSIKGLLMGGFKRSWRYLGEKVSKWKKGRSDKKPESKEAEKSQKKEE